In Proteus vulgaris, one DNA window encodes the following:
- the ecpA gene encoding common pilus major fimbrillin subunit EcpA, with protein MKKLTLAVLAVAIMGATTLAQADTRKASAVASWDAKAYKDTKSMLVVTPLKSLTFNYAEGVKAFNTQDGAFDITIQGQQGATDFKLTSKIISDKLTRASDNSELTVGVKWNGTALTDATETTMVDVKAGTTAGLDFLAQDGAYNGKERVSGQSQFAFDIASAKVAGAETKFSELADGYWDGDVKVQFTATWEGDFTATP; from the coding sequence ATGAAAAAACTGACATTAGCAGTCCTTGCAGTTGCTATTATGGGTGCGACGACTCTTGCTCAAGCTGATACTCGTAAAGCAAGCGCTGTTGCTTCATGGGATGCGAAAGCATACAAAGATACTAAAAGTATGTTAGTGGTTACACCATTAAAATCATTAACATTCAATTACGCTGAAGGTGTTAAAGCGTTTAATACTCAAGACGGTGCTTTTGACATCACTATCCAAGGTCAACAAGGTGCAACTGATTTTAAACTGACATCAAAAATCATCTCTGACAAATTAACGCGTGCATCTGACAATAGCGAATTAACTGTTGGTGTTAAATGGAATGGCACTGCATTAACTGACGCTACAGAAACCACAATGGTTGATGTTAAAGCGGGTACAACAGCAGGTCTTGATTTCTTAGCCCAAGATGGCGCTTACAACGGTAAAGAGCGTGTAAGTGGTCAAAGCCAATTCGCCTTCGATATCGCTTCCGCAAAAGTTGCTGGTGCTGAAACTAAATTCTCTGAGTTAGCTGATGGTTACTGGGATGGCGACGTTAAAGTTCAGTTTACTGCAACTTGGGAAGGCGACTTTACTGCTACACCATAG
- the tet(H-J) gene encoding Tet(H)/Tet(J) family tetracycline efflux MFS transporter, with translation MNKSIIIILLITVLDAIGIGLIMPVLPTLLNEFVSENSLATHYGVLLALYATMQVIFSPILGRLSDKYGRKPILLFSLLGAAFDYLLMAFSTTLWMLYIGRIIAGITGATGAVCASAMSDVTPAKNRTRYFGFLGGAFGVGLIIGPMLGGLLGEITTHTPFIFAAISHSILLILTLLFFCETQKKETRVTNTCTQISSNSITGFIKKSLYFWLATYFIIQLIGQIPATIWVLFTQHRFDWNTTSVGMSLAVLGILHIFFQAIVAGKLAQKWGEKTTIMISMSIDMIGCLLLAWVSQVWVILPALICLAAGGMGQPALQGYLSKFVDNNAQGKLQGILVSLTNITGIIGPLLFAFIYSYSIAYWDGLLWLMGAILYILLLITAYFHQRKATPKTVISAP, from the coding sequence ATGAATAAATCAATTATTATTATACTGCTGATCACCGTATTAGATGCCATTGGCATTGGGCTTATCATGCCAGTACTCCCTACGCTATTAAATGAATTTGTCAGTGAAAATTCACTTGCAACTCATTACGGTGTGCTATTAGCGCTCTATGCTACCATGCAGGTTATTTTTTCACCTATTTTAGGACGACTGTCTGATAAATACGGCAGAAAACCTATCTTGCTGTTTTCCCTTTTAGGTGCAGCGTTCGATTACCTCTTAATGGCATTCTCAACGACTCTGTGGATGCTCTACATTGGGCGTATTATTGCAGGTATCACTGGTGCAACCGGTGCTGTATGCGCATCAGCCATGAGTGATGTGACTCCTGCCAAAAATCGAACTCGCTATTTTGGTTTTTTAGGTGGTGCTTTCGGTGTTGGTCTTATTATTGGTCCAATGTTAGGAGGATTATTAGGTGAAATAACTACCCATACTCCATTTATATTTGCGGCTATTTCACACTCGATCTTATTGATACTCACATTACTGTTTTTTTGTGAAACACAAAAAAAAGAAACGCGAGTTACAAATACATGCACTCAAATATCATCAAACTCAATCACGGGATTTATTAAAAAAAGCCTCTATTTTTGGCTGGCAACCTATTTTATCATCCAACTTATCGGTCAAATTCCTGCCACAATTTGGGTGTTATTTACACAACACCGTTTTGATTGGAATACGACATCGGTCGGTATGTCTTTGGCTGTTCTGGGTATATTACATATTTTCTTTCAAGCGATTGTTGCTGGAAAACTAGCTCAGAAATGGGGCGAGAAAACCACCATTATGATCAGTATGTCTATTGATATGATAGGCTGTTTATTATTAGCGTGGGTTAGCCAAGTTTGGGTGATATTACCTGCATTAATCTGCTTAGCGGCAGGAGGTATGGGACAACCTGCTTTACAAGGCTATTTATCAAAATTTGTCGATAATAATGCACAAGGAAAACTACAAGGCATACTTGTCAGTTTAACTAATATCACAGGGATTATTGGCCCACTCTTATTTGCCTTTATTTATAGCTATAGCATCGCTTATTGGGATGGTTTGCTATGGTTGATGGGAGCAATACTTTATATCTTATTGCTTATCACTGCATATTTTCACCAAAGAAAAGCAACACCTAAAACCGTTATCTCAGCACCTTAA
- a CDS encoding sugar kinase, translated as MQRNNDFRFVLVMRKSRLQELIERFNTWSQAKFYLEHNNVEVKDYLNEHNLYQKQLTEAELILKSLGRFQLLERNLLPSYQFSPHDIVVVIGQDGLVANTLKYLNGQPIIAINPDPSRWDGKLLPFEIGQLKETVINTINQKMPFKTVTFAQVTTNDGQSLLAVNDLFIGPKSHTSARYILQWSGAQEAQSSSGIIVSTGLGSTGWFQSILAGAMAITGEASHPLLQGFDWGVRKLQFSVREPFPSRTTGVALTFGTIEPDSPLQLESLMPENGIIFSDGIEDDYLQFNAGCIAHIGIADIQGQLISPKGRQRI; from the coding sequence ATGCAACGTAACAACGATTTTCGCTTCGTGTTAGTGATGAGAAAAAGCCGTTTACAGGAATTGATCGAGCGCTTTAATACTTGGTCACAAGCCAAGTTTTATTTAGAACATAACAATGTTGAGGTAAAGGATTACCTTAATGAACACAATCTATATCAAAAACAATTAACAGAAGCGGAGTTAATTTTAAAATCACTAGGACGCTTTCAGCTATTAGAACGAAATTTATTACCTAGCTATCAATTTTCACCCCACGATATTGTGGTGGTAATTGGCCAAGACGGGCTTGTAGCTAATACACTGAAATATCTCAACGGGCAGCCTATCATTGCAATAAACCCTGATCCATCAAGATGGGATGGTAAATTATTACCCTTTGAAATAGGGCAATTAAAAGAGACCGTGATTAATACCATTAATCAAAAAATGCCCTTTAAAACAGTCACTTTCGCACAAGTGACAACTAATGATGGTCAATCACTATTAGCCGTTAATGACTTATTTATTGGCCCTAAAAGTCACACCTCTGCACGGTATATTTTGCAATGGAGTGGCGCTCAAGAAGCACAATCCTCATCAGGCATCATTGTATCTACAGGATTGGGATCAACGGGGTGGTTTCAATCCATACTTGCAGGTGCAATGGCAATAACAGGAGAAGCTTCTCATCCTCTGTTACAAGGTTTTGACTGGGGTGTTCGAAAGCTACAATTTAGTGTCAGAGAGCCATTTCCTAGCAGAACAACAGGTGTCGCATTAACTTTTGGCACTATTGAGCCTGACTCACCGTTACAATTAGAATCTTTAATGCCAGAAAATGGGATTATTTTTTCTGATGGCATCGAAGATGACTATTTACAGTTTAATGCAGGCTGCATAGCGCATATTGGTATCGCTGATATACAAGGACAATTAATTAGCCCAAAAGGACGTCAGCGGATTTAG
- a CDS encoding TonB family protein, whose product MKIKLAILSLLCSTILLNGCATQSIQPDAQSNLLLKAKLIDEPEKITQNEIDKSNFTVKNRPKNLLRVYPNYPVRAYYQGIEGTLNIKFDIDENGYVQNIRMLDSPLVDVFGLSTIHAMEKWRYESGKPAKDLNLTIEFKR is encoded by the coding sequence ATGAAAATAAAATTAGCTATTTTAAGTTTACTTTGTAGCACCATTTTATTAAATGGATGTGCTACTCAATCAATACAGCCGGATGCGCAATCTAATTTGTTATTGAAAGCAAAATTAATCGATGAACCAGAGAAAATAACTCAGAATGAAATAGATAAGTCAAATTTCACGGTTAAAAATCGCCCTAAGAATTTATTGCGAGTATATCCTAATTATCCTGTAAGAGCGTATTATCAAGGTATTGAGGGAACGTTAAATATTAAATTTGATATTGATGAAAATGGATATGTACAAAATATTAGGATGTTAGATTCCCCTTTAGTGGATGTTTTTGGTTTATCGACTATTCATGCTATGGAAAAATGGCGTTATGAGTCAGGAAAACCGGCAAAAGATTTAAATTTAACAATCGAATTTAAACGTTGA
- a CDS encoding NUDIX hydrolase translates to MNEQDFLASYNRRDFLSPLITVDAVLFTYHEEQLKVLLVKRGEHPEKGKWGLPGGFVDEVKDKCLEDTVLRKLKEKTGVIPPYIEQLCSVGNDQRDARGWSVTVCYTALMAHQACEAHIDTVDSVMWLPIDEVTQQSLAFDHQELITQARERLKQKSLYSIVPGFALPEVFTLPELQHVHEILIGKEIQKKSFRRRIEQADLLIDTGEKRAERGRPASLYRLKEASADYRFLRNLEF, encoded by the coding sequence ATGAATGAACAAGATTTTTTAGCCAGTTATAACCGCCGTGATTTCCTATCGCCACTGATCACTGTTGATGCTGTACTGTTTACTTATCATGAAGAGCAGTTAAAAGTGTTGTTAGTGAAAAGAGGGGAACATCCTGAAAAAGGGAAATGGGGTTTACCCGGCGGGTTTGTCGATGAAGTGAAAGATAAATGCCTTGAAGATACGGTGCTAAGAAAATTAAAAGAGAAAACAGGTGTGATCCCCCCTTATATTGAGCAACTCTGTTCAGTGGGAAATGATCAGCGTGATGCAAGAGGTTGGTCAGTGACGGTTTGTTATACCGCGTTAATGGCACATCAAGCGTGCGAGGCTCATATTGATACCGTGGATTCGGTAATGTGGTTACCAATTGATGAGGTTACACAACAAAGCTTAGCTTTTGATCATCAAGAATTAATTACACAAGCAAGAGAGCGTTTAAAGCAAAAATCACTTTATTCAATTGTCCCCGGATTTGCATTACCCGAAGTGTTTACCTTGCCGGAGTTACAGCATGTTCATGAAATTTTAATTGGTAAAGAGATCCAGAAAAAATCATTTAGGCGACGCATTGAACAAGCGGATTTATTGATTGATACAGGAGAAAAACGGGCTGAAAGAGGGCGCCCCGCTAGTCTGTATCGACTTAAAGAGGCGTCTGCGGATTATCGGTTTCTTCGTAATCTTGAGTTTTAA
- the tetR(H) gene encoding tetracycline resistance transcriptional repressor TetR(H) yields the protein MAKLDKEQVIDNALILLNEVGIEGLTTRKLAQKIGVEQPTLYWHVKNKRALLDALAETILQKHHHHVLPLPNETWQDFLRNNAKSFRQALLMYRDGGKIHAGTRPSESQFETSEQQLQFLCDAGFSLSQAVYALSSIAHFTLGSVLETQEHQESQKEREKIELNATHYPPLLTQAVAIMDSDNGDAAFLFVLDVMISGLETVLHNTQ from the coding sequence ATGGCAAAGCTAGATAAAGAACAAGTTATTGATAATGCGTTGATTTTACTTAATGAAGTGGGAATTGAGGGCCTAACAACGCGCAAGTTAGCGCAAAAAATAGGGGTAGAACAACCCACATTGTATTGGCATGTGAAGAATAAACGTGCGTTGTTAGATGCATTAGCAGAAACTATTTTGCAAAAACATCATCATCATGTTTTGCCATTACCTAATGAAACATGGCAGGATTTTTTGCGAAATAACGCAAAAAGCTTTCGCCAAGCCTTATTAATGTATCGAGATGGTGGCAAAATTCATGCAGGAACTCGCCCGTCTGAAAGCCAATTTGAAACATCAGAACAGCAATTACAGTTTTTATGTGATGCCGGATTTAGTTTATCTCAAGCCGTGTATGCGTTGAGTTCTATTGCACATTTTACGTTAGGTTCAGTTCTTGAAACTCAAGAGCATCAAGAAAGCCAAAAAGAGCGTGAAAAAATAGAGCTCAATGCTACTCACTATCCGCCATTATTAACTCAGGCTGTTGCTATTATGGATAGTGATAATGGTGATGCTGCGTTTTTATTTGTCCTTGATGTAATGATTTCAGGACTTGAAACAGTGTTACACAACACTCAATAA
- a CDS encoding PP2C family serine/threonine-protein phosphatase, with product MDKKALLTKLIIDDTLTSQRIPVHEELIIALYEDTEIAQHIDFIIDKIKATTVKKITPQDKVQSILLLLPPARNLTSDEASLPKESPLKPGQIPTHSSPMPIEKPIIHRPTAKITLSNAKVGSEFNSSINIELDTLDSAQIESVNIQEDLGITFDAESCCLVGIPTKSGNFTLTINWSVNSAHYHNDVLLIINPDPRSLWQINEPPADSLYPKAHIDSKLILKDDIRIAGASRRGRSHEHAGTFRDDDFYIHHNSQSQWNILIVADGAGSARYSREGSRIVTKVVSEYLEEQLNIEKNPALAPYLNTIHQWDDESEKRQVGNFFSKLFHNASQLAINHLKNEAIRINEPVKSFSTTLLATVTLRINDELFAAAFWMGDGAIAAYGPAGKVRVLGIPDSGEYAGQTRFLDDNALNDIEFNRRIIIGKWSEISHLILMTDGVSDPKFETDNGLQDPNKWAALIDEISPCLASPETADQTLAEWLNFFSAGNHDDRTLIVAW from the coding sequence ATGGATAAAAAAGCCCTACTCACAAAACTGATTATTGATGATACGCTAACTTCACAACGCATTCCTGTACATGAAGAGCTGATTATTGCGTTATACGAAGACACAGAAATCGCTCAACATATTGATTTTATTATTGATAAAATAAAAGCAACAACGGTAAAAAAAATAACACCACAAGATAAAGTACAATCTATTCTTCTGTTATTGCCACCAGCCCGCAATTTAACCTCTGACGAAGCATCATTACCAAAAGAAAGCCCATTAAAACCGGGGCAAATCCCAACACACTCATCACCAATGCCAATAGAAAAACCGATTATTCACCGCCCTACAGCCAAAATTACCCTTTCTAATGCCAAAGTAGGTAGCGAATTTAATTCTTCGATTAATATTGAATTAGATACGCTTGATTCTGCACAAATTGAGTCCGTAAATATTCAGGAAGATCTCGGCATAACCTTTGATGCCGAAAGTTGTTGCTTAGTTGGCATACCAACAAAAAGTGGTAATTTCACACTAACCATAAACTGGTCTGTAAATTCAGCGCATTACCACAATGATGTATTATTAATCATTAATCCTGATCCTCGTAGCTTATGGCAAATTAACGAACCTCCTGCAGATAGCCTTTATCCTAAAGCACATATTGATAGCAAACTTATTCTTAAAGACGACATTCGTATTGCAGGAGCAAGTCGTCGCGGTCGCTCTCATGAACATGCAGGTACATTTCGTGATGACGATTTTTACATTCATCACAATAGCCAAAGCCAATGGAATATTTTAATTGTCGCTGACGGTGCAGGTAGTGCTCGCTACTCTCGTGAAGGTTCACGTATTGTCACTAAAGTTGTCAGTGAATACCTTGAAGAACAATTGAACATTGAAAAAAATCCAGCATTAGCACCTTATCTCAACACCATTCACCAATGGGATGATGAGAGTGAGAAAAGGCAAGTAGGCAACTTTTTTTCTAAGCTATTTCACAATGCGTCACAGCTTGCAATTAATCACCTAAAAAATGAAGCTATTCGCATTAATGAACCCGTAAAATCATTTTCAACTACACTGTTAGCAACAGTGACTCTACGTATCAATGATGAGCTATTTGCAGCTGCCTTTTGGATGGGTGATGGTGCAATTGCAGCTTATGGACCAGCTGGAAAAGTCCGTGTTTTAGGTATTCCTGATAGCGGTGAATATGCAGGACAAACTCGTTTTCTTGATGATAATGCGCTTAATGATATTGAATTTAATCGACGTATTATTATTGGTAAATGGAGTGAGATTTCACACCTGATATTAATGACAGACGGTGTGTCTGATCCTAAGTTTGAAACAGATAACGGCTTACAAGATCCCAATAAATGGGCAGCGCTTATTGATGAAATATCGCCTTGTTTAGCCTCACCGGAAACCGCTGATCAAACACTGGCCGAATGGCTAAATTTCTTTTCAGCAGGCAATCACGATGACCGCACTCTAATTGTGGCTTGGTGA
- the aes gene encoding acetyl esterase, with product MKTKNKINVLELISPEMKQVMQFYADNPQPAPDNEGYPSMRLAYNKDRRYWNADAPKMFDVKDISVSTSYGNVLTRLYKPKEKTPATLYYLHGGGFILGNLDTHDRIMRLLACYTSCTVIGIDYSLSPEARYPQAIDESAQVCRYYHQNAKHYDINTQRIGFAGDSAGAMLSLATVLWLRDKHIHCGKVSAALLWYGLYGLRDSTSRRLYGGEWDGLRQQDLEEYDNAYLTALGSRDAPYYCLFNNDLTQDIPPCFIASAQYDPLIDDSVALFKTLEAHQLPCEYKMYSGTLHAFLHYSRMMKVADDAIRDGAHYFVKQLAL from the coding sequence ATGAAAACTAAAAATAAAATCAATGTGCTAGAACTTATTTCGCCAGAGATGAAGCAAGTTATGCAATTTTATGCAGATAACCCACAACCTGCGCCAGACAATGAGGGCTATCCATCGATGCGCCTTGCTTATAATAAAGATAGGCGTTATTGGAATGCTGACGCACCAAAAATGTTTGACGTAAAAGATATTTCGGTTAGTACTTCTTATGGAAATGTATTAACGCGTCTTTATAAACCCAAAGAAAAAACACCCGCAACTCTCTATTATCTGCATGGTGGCGGGTTTATTTTAGGAAATTTAGATACCCACGATCGCATTATGCGACTGCTTGCCTGCTATACCAGTTGTACCGTTATTGGCATTGATTATTCACTGTCACCGGAAGCACGATATCCCCAAGCCATTGATGAATCCGCACAGGTTTGTCGGTATTATCATCAAAATGCAAAACACTACGATATTAATACTCAACGTATTGGTTTTGCTGGTGACTCCGCAGGTGCCATGTTATCGCTTGCCACTGTATTATGGTTACGTGACAAACACATTCACTGTGGCAAAGTGAGTGCGGCTTTACTTTGGTATGGGTTATATGGCTTACGTGATTCCACCAGTCGCCGCCTTTATGGTGGTGAATGGGATGGATTGCGCCAGCAAGATTTAGAAGAATATGACAATGCGTATTTAACCGCCCTTGGCAGTCGTGACGCACCTTACTATTGCTTATTTAATAACGACTTAACGCAAGATATTCCACCTTGCTTTATCGCCAGCGCACAATACGACCCACTTATAGATGATAGCGTGGCACTATTTAAAACCTTAGAAGCGCATCAATTACCTTGTGAATATAAAATGTATTCCGGCACATTACATGCCTTTTTACATTATTCACGTATGATGAAAGTGGCAGATGACGCCATTCGAGATGGCGCTCACTATTTTGTAAAACAACTCGCTTTGTAA
- a CDS encoding SPFH domain-containing protein, whose amino-acid sequence MFNLNYFKADSSTFIIKSVNGKIRQQGKGLSFWYNSATTSIAALPLNAQEAPFIFNFQTADFQGLRIQGQISFQVKTPEKAAEVLNFNLSKNGKSYASEDPLKLSDRVVRIAQTLIQAKIQSTPLREALLLSQSLVTLVMEQLIEHSSLEALGIAILDVSIAAITPSPETLKALEAEARESLLKEADDAIYARRKFSVEQERTIKEAELETDLSVQRKRQEIEEARLENERTLLREQAEIEKERLEAKVNAEAKRKELVALSAENQRTQSEADAYAIEATMRAYRELPVENLKAMALAKMDSQQLMAMAFETLALNSGKIGELNITPDLFSQFMKKGGK is encoded by the coding sequence ATGTTTAACTTAAATTATTTTAAAGCTGACTCATCAACCTTCATCATTAAATCCGTTAATGGCAAAATCCGCCAACAAGGTAAAGGCTTGAGTTTTTGGTATAACTCAGCCACAACCTCCATTGCGGCCTTACCTTTAAATGCACAAGAAGCGCCATTTATTTTTAACTTTCAAACCGCAGACTTTCAGGGTTTACGCATCCAAGGACAAATTTCATTTCAGGTCAAAACCCCTGAAAAAGCGGCAGAAGTACTCAACTTTAACTTAAGTAAAAACGGCAAGTCTTATGCCTCTGAAGATCCACTCAAACTCAGTGATCGCGTTGTACGTATTGCACAAACCTTAATTCAAGCAAAGATCCAAAGTACCCCACTTAGAGAAGCGTTATTACTTAGCCAATCATTAGTGACCTTAGTGATGGAACAATTGATTGAACACTCATCATTAGAAGCATTAGGCATTGCCATTTTAGATGTTTCTATTGCGGCAATCACTCCCTCACCAGAAACCTTAAAAGCGTTAGAAGCCGAGGCAAGAGAATCCTTGCTGAAAGAAGCCGATGATGCAATTTATGCGCGTCGTAAATTCTCAGTTGAACAAGAGCGCACCATTAAAGAGGCAGAATTAGAAACTGACTTATCCGTTCAACGTAAACGACAAGAAATTGAAGAGGCGCGTTTAGAAAATGAACGTACATTATTACGAGAACAAGCAGAAATTGAAAAAGAGCGCCTTGAAGCCAAAGTTAATGCTGAAGCAAAACGCAAAGAACTCGTCGCATTAAGTGCTGAAAATCAGCGAACACAATCAGAAGCTGATGCCTACGCCATCGAAGCCACCATGCGTGCTTACCGTGAATTACCAGTTGAAAACTTAAAAGCCATGGCGCTAGCAAAAATGGACTCGCAACAGTTAATGGCAATGGCATTTGAAACTTTAGCGCTTAATTCAGGAAAAATAGGCGAACTGAATATTACTCCTGACTTATTTAGCCAATTTATGAAAAAAGGCGGTAAATAA
- a CDS encoding helix-hairpin-helix domain-containing protein has protein sequence MADIITCTTQSGKTVQYVNEIIGSGSMKDVYFSPDKTYVVAFYKTKQNAQAKDRIDMITGSYRHNIFEQSGGEYWKNLFCWPTDVVEHQGKIGIVVPTYQSHFFFKYGSKNNDFLAIKGREKEGKWFASANNQNKFLDPRERGNLLNYLKVCLLLSRAVRRMHAAGLCHSDLSYKNVLIDPEQGHACVIDIDGLVVPGKYPPDVVGTPDFIAPEVVKTSHLPKEDPNRILPSITTDRHALAVLIYMYLFYRHPLRGGKIHDLDDEMRDETLSMGEKALFIEHPTDRSNAVKLNQIKPSSLPWADPEKIPYTIMGPYLTPLFERAFISGLHEPSQRPTADEWETALVKTVDLVQPCQNKDCEQQWYVFSGKTQPVCPYCHTPYKGQLPILNLYSSRKAGSFRPDDHRLMVWSNQSLFPWHVNRLIAPNERTTDEQKKRVGYFVYHNSTWWLVNERIDGLMVLPEKKQIAIGDKIALTDGLQFVLSTEEGGRLVVVQLVSN, from the coding sequence ATGGCAGATATCATTACCTGTACAACGCAAAGTGGAAAAACAGTTCAGTACGTCAATGAAATTATTGGCTCTGGTTCAATGAAAGATGTCTATTTTTCCCCTGACAAAACCTATGTTGTTGCCTTTTATAAGACAAAACAAAACGCACAAGCCAAAGATAGGATAGATATGATAACAGGCTCTTATCGTCATAATATCTTTGAGCAAAGTGGTGGTGAATACTGGAAAAACCTTTTTTGCTGGCCAACTGATGTTGTTGAACATCAAGGTAAAATCGGTATTGTAGTGCCGACGTATCAATCCCACTTCTTCTTTAAATATGGCTCTAAAAACAATGATTTTCTTGCCATAAAAGGTCGTGAAAAAGAAGGTAAATGGTTTGCAAGCGCCAACAACCAAAATAAATTTCTCGATCCTAGGGAAAGAGGCAATTTATTAAATTATCTAAAAGTCTGTTTATTGCTCTCTCGTGCAGTACGCAGAATGCATGCAGCAGGCTTATGTCATAGCGATTTAAGTTATAAAAACGTCCTTATCGATCCTGAGCAAGGTCATGCATGTGTAATTGATATTGACGGCTTAGTAGTACCTGGAAAATATCCACCTGATGTTGTCGGAACACCTGATTTTATTGCACCAGAAGTGGTAAAAACTAGCCATTTACCGAAAGAAGATCCTAACCGTATCTTGCCAAGTATCACGACTGATAGACACGCCCTTGCGGTATTAATCTATATGTATCTATTTTATCGCCATCCATTACGTGGCGGTAAAATTCACGATCTTGACGATGAAATGCGTGATGAAACTCTCTCTATGGGTGAAAAAGCGCTGTTTATTGAACACCCAACAGATCGTAGCAATGCGGTAAAACTTAATCAGATAAAACCGTCATCTCTACCTTGGGCTGATCCTGAAAAAATCCCATACACTATTATGGGGCCTTACCTGACGCCTCTTTTTGAAAGAGCCTTTATTTCAGGATTACACGAACCTTCACAACGACCTACCGCAGATGAATGGGAAACTGCTTTAGTCAAAACGGTAGATTTGGTTCAGCCTTGTCAGAATAAAGATTGTGAACAGCAATGGTATGTTTTTTCTGGAAAAACCCAGCCAGTTTGTCCTTATTGTCATACGCCATATAAAGGGCAATTACCGATTTTAAATCTCTATTCTTCACGTAAAGCTGGTAGTTTTAGACCTGATGATCACCGTTTAATGGTTTGGAGTAATCAATCACTATTTCCTTGGCATGTGAATCGCCTTATTGCCCCCAATGAACGCACCACGGATGAACAAAAAAAACGCGTAGGTTATTTTGTTTATCACAATTCAACATGGTGGCTTGTTAATGAGCGTATTGATGGATTAATGGTATTGCCGGAGAAAAAACAGATAGCAATTGGTGATAAAATTGCCCTAACTGATGGATTGCAATTTGTATTATCGACAGAAGAAGGCGGGCGACTTGTTGTGGTGCAATTAGTCTCAAATTAA